In Ascochyta rabiei chromosome 18, complete sequence, one DNA window encodes the following:
- a CDS encoding peptide transporter ptr2 translates to MTTLVLSEANQLHQQIDQPGLINKQTDLAGGPILAKPEVVAAAEKTVPPPHNKEIPLNYDVQDYSHDEVPTAEEKRTLRRIGDPLPKAAFLVAIVELCERFTYYGASGLFQNYIQRPLDGSEGRGALGMGHQGATGLSTFFQFWCYVTPIFGAIIADQYLGRYNTILIFCGVYIVGLIILTTTSIPGALANGSGMGGFIASIIVIGLGTGGIKSNVAPLIADQYKRRQMAISTDPKTGERVIIDPAITIQRIYMIFYWCINIGCLALLPTPYMERDVGFWSAFLLCTCVFLLGTVVLVLGKKVYVVRPPQGSIITDAFRVIWIGIKNRKLDAAKPSYQTETGKESAKLHWDDHFVDEVKRSLIACQVFCFYPIYWVVYGQFSNNFISQGAQMRLHGIPNDLMQNFDPIAIIVFLPIIDRWLYPLLRKMKIPFPPINRIVAGFWIASTAMIYAAVIQHFIYKAGPCYDAPLCDADLDSNGVHQGNSIHIASQTGAYMLIGLSEIFASVTGLEYAYTKAPPNMKSFVQSMYLLTNAFGSAISEGLNPVLVDPKILWMYTSLAVCSFVAGCAIWILFHHLNDQEEELNALDKNMDEDPVMRRGSVVTGRTVETHNGSVAEKA, encoded by the exons ATGACGACCTTGGTCTTGTCGGAGGCAAATCA ACTGCACCAACAGATTGATCAGCCCGGCTTGATCAACAAACAGACAGATTTAGCAGGCGGGCCCATCCTTGCTAAGCCAGAGGTCGTTGCAGCGGCAGAAAAGACCGTTCCTCCGCCACACAACAAAGAAATTCCCCTCAACTATGATGTTCAGGACTATTCGCACGACGAAGTACCTACGGCAGAAGAGAAGCGGACACTGAGAAGGATTGGCGACCCCTTACCCAAGGCGGCTTTCCTCGTAGCTATTGTGGAGCTTTGTGAGCGATTCACATACTACGGCGCTTCTGGCCTATTCCAGAATTACATTCAGAGGCCTTTGGATGGCAGTGAGGGACGCGGCGCCCTCGGTATGGGCCACCAAGGAGCTACCGGTCTCTCCACCTTCTTCCAGTTCTGGTGTTATGTAACACCTATCTTTGGCGCTATCATTGCGGATCAATACCTTGGACGATACAACACCATCCTTATCTTTTGCGGCGTCTACATCGTCGGCCTCATAATTCTCACCACTACATCGATTCCTGGGGCCCTTGCTAATGGATCTGGCATGGGTGGCTTCATCGCTTCTATCATCGTCATTGGACTGGGGACTGGAGGCATCAAATCGAACGTGGCACCACTCATTGCCGACCAGTACAAACGTCGGCAGATGGCCATTAGTACTGATCCGAAAACTGGCGAGCGCGTCATCATTGACCCCGCAATTACTATCCAGAGGATATACATGATCTTCTACTGGTGTATCAATATCGGTTGTCTCGCTCTTCTCCCTACGCCATACATGGAGCGTGACGTTGGATTCTGGTCGGCGTTCCTGCTCTGCACTTGTGTCTTCCTTCTGGGAACAGTGGTCCTTGTACTGGGAAAGAAAGTCTACGTTGTGCGTCCACCCCAAGGCTCGATCATCACCGACGCATTCCGTGTGATCTGGATAGGCATCAAGAACCGGAAACTTGATGCCGCCAAGCCGTCGTACCAGACTGAAACTGGCAAGGAGTCGGCTAAGCTCCACTGGGATGATCACTTTGTCGACGAAGTTAAGCGTTCTCTTATCGCTTGCCAGGTCTTCTGCTTCTACCCTATCTACTGGGTTGTCTATGGACAATTTTCCAACAACTTCATTAGCCAAGGTGCTCAAATGCGTCTCCATGGCATTCCAAACGACCTTATGCAGAACTTCGATCCTATCGCTATTATCGTATTCTTGCCTATTATTGATAGATGGCTATATCCGCTTCTCCGCAAGATGAAGATCCCCTTCCCGCCTATCAATCGCATTGTCGCAGGGTTTTGGATCGCCTCAACGGCCATGATCTACGCGGCTGTTATCCAGCACTTTATTTACAAAGCCGGTCCCTGCTATGACGCACCATTGTGTGACGCTGATCTGGACAGCAATGGCGTGCACCAAGGAAACAGCATCCATATTGCCTCGCAGACAGGCGCCTACATGCTCATTGGTCTGTCAGAAATCTTCGCTTCAGTCACCGGTCTGGAATACGCATACACCAAAGCACCTCCTAATATGAAGTCCTTTGTGCAGTCCATGTATCTTCTTACGAACGCCTTTGGATCTGCCATCTCAGAAGGTCTCAATCCTGTGTTAGTTGATCCGAAGATCCTGTGGATGTACACCAGTTTGGCTGTCTGCAGCTTCGTGGCTGGATGCGCGATTTGGATCCTTTTCCACCATCTGAACGATCAAGAGGAGGAACTGAACGCGCTTGACAAGAACATGGATGAGGATCCGGTGATGAGGAGAGGCAGTGTTGTCACTGGACGCACCGTTGAGACTCACAACGGTAGCGTTGCTGAGAAGGCATAG